In a single window of the Pontibacter russatus genome:
- a CDS encoding NuoI/complex I 23 kDa subunit family protein, translating into MEPLTNRRKNVEQLPMTFAERAYLPAIAQGLGITLKHFFKKKATVQYPEQTRERSEVWRGLHVLKRDENGAERCTACGLCAVACPAEAITMTAGERKAGEEHLYREEKYAVTYEVNMLRCIFCGLCEEACPKAAIFLQDDKLAPARFERDEFIYGKDRLVEPLKTTETK; encoded by the coding sequence ATGGAACCACTAACCAATAGAAGAAAGAACGTAGAGCAACTGCCGATGACCTTTGCGGAGCGCGCCTACCTGCCTGCTATTGCCCAGGGGCTCGGCATCACGCTGAAGCACTTCTTCAAAAAGAAGGCCACCGTGCAGTACCCGGAGCAGACGCGCGAGCGCAGCGAAGTGTGGCGCGGCCTGCACGTGCTGAAGCGCGATGAGAACGGCGCGGAGCGCTGCACCGCCTGCGGACTTTGTGCCGTGGCCTGCCCAGCCGAAGCCATCACCATGACGGCCGGAGAGCGCAAGGCGGGCGAGGAGCACCTGTACCGCGAGGAGAAGTATGCCGTTACCTACGAGGTGAACATGCTGCGCTGCATCTTCTGCGGCCTCTGCGAGGAAGCCTGCCCGAAAGCCGCCATCTTCCTGCAGGACGACAAACTGGCCCCGGCCCGCTTCGAGCGCGACGAATTTATATATGGCAAAGACCGCCTGGTGGAGCCGCTGAAGACTACTGAAACAAAATAA
- a CDS encoding DUF6929 family protein produces the protein MNYKCILPVCLASLALTACKTEQPAASNAATAEVRMKEIQLEATVQQKLTYEHLPSASGIELVDSAYYVVGDDSPYLYELDAQYKLAQRHVLFDTADFATGRIPKPLKPDLEAMAHFTYGRDQMLLLIGSGSSDRRNRAFVVNVTDGMQVRELDFTRLYMFLKRVLRMKTDSELNLEGFAMDETDTYIMQRALGTAAGVLFRFPTRGFKDFVMGEGDIPAAAVYHFALPELGGYMAGFSGAYAFGGKLFFTASVENTPNAIEDGEVLGSLVGLIELNALPYAADATNPLRVPAVQLMNPDGSVYTGKAESLVVAAGEGGAYKLVVVSDDDQGGSELLEIQLEVKE, from the coding sequence ATGAACTATAAGTGTATCTTGCCGGTGTGCCTTGCCTCTTTGGCGCTTACCGCCTGCAAAACTGAACAACCCGCCGCCTCGAACGCGGCCACCGCCGAAGTCCGCATGAAAGAAATCCAATTAGAAGCCACCGTGCAGCAGAAGCTGACTTACGAGCATCTGCCCTCCGCCTCCGGCATTGAGCTGGTCGACAGCGCCTATTATGTTGTGGGGGATGACTCCCCGTACCTGTACGAACTGGATGCGCAGTATAAGCTGGCCCAACGGCATGTGCTGTTCGACACCGCTGACTTTGCCACGGGCCGCATTCCGAAACCGTTGAAGCCCGACCTGGAGGCCATGGCGCATTTCACCTACGGCCGCGACCAGATGCTGCTGCTGATCGGGTCCGGCTCCAGCGACAGGCGCAACCGGGCTTTCGTGGTGAACGTGACGGATGGCATGCAGGTGCGGGAACTGGACTTTACCCGGCTCTACATGTTTCTGAAACGGGTGCTGCGAATGAAGACAGACAGCGAACTGAACCTGGAAGGCTTTGCGATGGACGAAACCGACACCTACATCATGCAGCGCGCGCTTGGCACGGCCGCCGGGGTGCTGTTCCGCTTTCCTACCAGAGGCTTCAAGGATTTTGTGATGGGTGAGGGAGACATACCGGCTGCTGCTGTCTATCATTTTGCGCTCCCGGAGCTGGGGGGATATATGGCCGGGTTTTCAGGCGCTTACGCCTTCGGCGGCAAACTGTTCTTTACTGCCTCGGTAGAGAACACCCCTAACGCCATTGAGGACGGGGAGGTGCTGGGAAGCCTGGTGGGCCTGATTGAATTGAACGCTTTGCCCTATGCCGCAGATGCCACAAACCCGCTGCGGGTGCCTGCGGTGCAGCTCATGAACCCTGACGGCTCCGTCTATACCGGAAAGGCGGAGTCGCTGGTGGTGGCAGCCGGTGAAGGCGGAGCGTACAAGCTCGTGGTGGTGTCGGATGATGACCAGGGCGGCTCGGAATTGCTGGAGATCCAGTTGGAGGTGAAGGAGTAG
- the nuoL gene encoding NADH-quinone oxidoreductase subunit L: MALLCLLVPMLPFLGFILNGLGNRKLAKGLVSLVGCGTVLASFLISIYLFLDFTASGGRAYTVDFYNWISVSDLRIGFSFLIDQLTLLMMLMVTGIGFFIHLYSAGYMSHDENFGKFFAFINLFMFSMLLLVMGSNYVMMFVGWEGVGLCSYLLIGFWNKNTSYNNAAKKAFIMNRIGDLGFLLGIFLIFITFGSVSYPQVFAEAARYAGGIDSGVMIAITMLLFVGAMGKSAQIPLFTWLPDAMAGPTPVSALIHAATMVTAGIYMVVRSNVLYVLAPTTLEVIAVVGVATALLAATIGLAQNDIKKVLAYSTVSQLGYMFLALGVMAFSSSLFHVLTHAFFKALLFLGAGSVIHAMSNEQDIRYMGGLRKYLPITFLTFLIGTLAIAGIPPFAGFFSKDELLAHVYEHSKLMWALGLLASFMTSFYMFRLVFLTFFGTFRGTEEQRHHLHESPASMTIPLIVLAVLSTVGGFLGIPAVFAENSHVLQNSLSPIYGFARVANAAAIEPLHLDHATEYMLMAISVAVAVIAAIIAYVLYVSKKTVPAPEGERLSPVHNLIYHKYYIDELYNALIVRPVMWLSSVLYRFVDTVLVDGIVNGFGKFATQSGRTLRYAQSGVIGFYILVMVCSIVLILFLNFFIG, from the coding sequence ATGGCACTGCTCTGTCTGCTCGTTCCGATGCTGCCTTTCCTGGGCTTTATCCTGAACGGCCTGGGCAACAGGAAACTGGCAAAAGGGCTGGTGAGCCTGGTAGGGTGCGGCACGGTGCTGGCCTCCTTCCTTATCTCCATCTACCTCTTCCTGGACTTCACGGCCAGCGGCGGCCGCGCCTACACCGTCGATTTCTACAACTGGATCTCGGTGAGCGATTTGCGCATCGGCTTCTCCTTCCTCATCGACCAGCTCACGCTGCTCATGATGCTGATGGTGACGGGCATCGGCTTTTTCATTCACCTGTACTCGGCCGGGTATATGAGCCACGACGAGAACTTCGGCAAGTTCTTCGCCTTCATCAACCTGTTCATGTTCTCGATGCTGCTGCTGGTAATGGGCTCCAACTACGTGATGATGTTTGTGGGCTGGGAAGGCGTGGGGCTCTGCTCCTACCTGCTGATCGGCTTCTGGAACAAGAACACCAGCTACAACAACGCCGCCAAGAAAGCCTTTATCATGAACCGCATCGGGGACCTGGGCTTCCTGCTGGGCATCTTCCTTATTTTTATCACCTTCGGCAGCGTGAGCTACCCGCAGGTGTTTGCCGAGGCGGCCCGCTACGCAGGCGGCATCGACTCGGGGGTGATGATTGCCATTACGATGCTGCTCTTTGTGGGCGCGATGGGCAAGAGCGCGCAGATTCCGCTGTTTACCTGGCTGCCCGACGCGATGGCGGGCCCGACGCCGGTTTCCGCGCTCATTCACGCCGCGACCATGGTGACGGCGGGTATCTATATGGTGGTGCGCTCGAACGTATTATATGTGCTGGCCCCTACCACCCTGGAGGTGATTGCCGTGGTGGGTGTGGCAACCGCATTGCTGGCCGCCACCATCGGCCTGGCGCAAAACGACATCAAGAAGGTGCTGGCTTACTCCACCGTGTCGCAGCTGGGCTATATGTTCCTGGCGCTGGGGGTGATGGCCTTTTCTTCTTCGCTGTTCCACGTGCTCACGCACGCCTTCTTCAAGGCGCTGCTGTTCCTGGGTGCCGGTTCTGTGATTCATGCCATGAGCAACGAGCAGGACATCCGCTATATGGGAGGCCTGCGCAAATATCTGCCCATCACGTTCCTCACCTTCCTCATCGGCACGCTGGCCATTGCCGGTATTCCGCCATTTGCAGGTTTCTTCTCAAAAGACGAACTTCTGGCGCACGTATATGAGCACAGCAAGCTGATGTGGGCGCTGGGCCTGCTGGCCTCCTTCATGACGTCCTTCTATATGTTCCGCCTCGTGTTCCTGACCTTCTTCGGAACGTTCCGGGGCACCGAGGAGCAGCGCCACCACCTGCACGAGTCCCCGGCTTCCATGACGATTCCGCTGATTGTGCTGGCTGTGCTGTCCACGGTGGGCGGCTTCCTGGGCATTCCGGCGGTGTTTGCCGAGAACAGCCATGTGTTGCAGAACTCCCTCTCGCCTATATATGGCTTTGCCCGCGTAGCCAACGCCGCTGCCATTGAGCCGCTGCACCTCGACCATGCCACGGAATATATGCTGATGGCCATTTCGGTGGCCGTGGCCGTGATAGCAGCCATCATCGCCTATGTGCTATATGTGAGCAAAAAGACGGTGCCTGCGCCGGAGGGCGAGCGCCTGTCGCCTGTTCATAACCTCATCTACCACAAATACTATATCGACGAGCTGTACAACGCCCTTATCGTGCGCCCGGTGATGTGGCTCTCCTCCGTTTTATACCGCTTCGTGGATACGGTGCTGGTGGACGGCATCGTGAACGGCTTCGGCAAATTCGCGACGCAGAGTGGCCGCACGCTACGCTACGCCCAGAGCGGGGTTATCGGATTTTATATACTCGTGATGGTGTGCAGCATCGTGCTGATTCTATTTTTAAACTTCTTTATCGGATAA
- a CDS encoding NADH-quinone oxidoreductase subunit NuoE family protein, with product MAETINEVQFSDAALAEMQRYISHYPEGRQKSALLPILHIAQAEFGGWVSPEVMDKIAEILDIQPIEVYEVATFYTMFNLKPVGKHVLEVCRTGPCCLRGADELIDTLKRKLNIEEGETSADGMFTLKPVECLASCGTGPMLQVRELYYENLDSEARVDEFLAMMRQKEHETPAWAK from the coding sequence ATGGCAGAGACTATAAACGAAGTACAGTTTTCTGATGCGGCTCTGGCCGAGATGCAGCGCTACATCAGCCACTACCCGGAGGGTCGCCAGAAGTCTGCCCTGCTGCCCATCCTGCACATCGCGCAGGCCGAGTTTGGCGGCTGGGTGAGCCCGGAGGTGATGGACAAGATAGCCGAGATCCTGGACATTCAGCCGATTGAGGTATATGAGGTCGCGACGTTTTATACCATGTTCAACCTGAAGCCGGTGGGCAAGCACGTGCTGGAAGTATGCCGCACCGGCCCCTGCTGCCTGCGCGGCGCCGATGAGCTCATCGACACGCTGAAGCGCAAGCTGAACATCGAGGAAGGCGAGACTTCGGCTGACGGCATGTTCACGCTGAAGCCGGTGGAGTGCCTCGCTTCCTGCGGAACAGGCCCGATGCTGCAGGTGCGTGAGCTGTACTACGAGAACCTCGACAGCGAGGCCCGCGTGGACGAGTTCCTGGCGATGATGCGCCAGAAAGAGCACGAGACGCCAGCCTGGGCGAAGTAA
- a CDS encoding NADH-quinone oxidoreductase subunit J family protein, with translation MTESLFYFLSSLTLLCALMVVISKNPVHSVLFLIITFFTISGHYILLNAQFLAAVNIIVYAGAIMVLFLFVIMFLNMSKQTESHAKVSALSKIAGVIAGGLLFVVMIAALKDSDIEGYNPDTYNSQVGMVENLGQVLFTEYLLPFELASVLFLVAMVGAVMLGKKETGERHF, from the coding sequence ATGACAGAGAGCCTGTTCTATTTTCTTTCCTCGCTGACGCTGCTTTGCGCCCTGATGGTGGTGATTTCCAAAAACCCGGTACACAGCGTGCTGTTCCTGATCATCACGTTCTTTACCATCTCCGGCCATTATATCCTGCTGAATGCGCAGTTCCTGGCGGCGGTCAACATCATCGTATATGCCGGGGCTATCATGGTGCTCTTCCTGTTCGTGATTATGTTCCTGAACATGAGCAAGCAGACGGAGAGCCATGCAAAGGTGTCTGCCCTGAGCAAGATTGCGGGCGTTATTGCGGGAGGCTTGCTTTTTGTGGTAATGATCGCCGCGCTGAAAGACTCCGACATAGAAGGCTACAACCCCGACACCTACAACTCGCAGGTGGGCATGGTGGAGAACCTGGGCCAGGTGCTGTTCACGGAGTACCTGCTGCCTTTCGAGCTGGCGTCCGTGCTGTTTCTGGTAGCCATGGTGGGTGCCGTGATGCTGGGCAAGAAAGAAACTGGCGAGCGGCATTTCTAA
- the nuoH gene encoding NADH-quinone oxidoreductase subunit NuoH, translated as MDSVDLLYKGIYILVIFGITLLIATYSTYFERKIAAFIQDRVGPNRAGPAGLLQPLADAGKLFFKEDFIPARSSKALFIIGPGIAMLVATMSSAVIPFGDMLLVGGREVFLQAIEVNIGVLYVFGVVSLGVYGLMIGGWASNNKFSLLGAIRAASQNISYELAMGLSLIAVLMMTGSLSLREIAEQQAGFNWNIWYQPLGFIIFLVCAFAETNRTPFDLPESEAELIGGYHTEYGSMKLGMYLFAEYINIFVASAVMATLYFGAYNFPFMAELEAWLAGATESAVTANNIVTLLGVAAMFAKIFLFIFFFMWVRWTLPRFRYDQLMKLGWQILIPLAILNIVLTGGGILLKDYLF; from the coding sequence ATGGATTCCGTAGACCTCTTATACAAAGGAATTTACATCCTGGTGATTTTCGGAATCACCCTGCTGATAGCCACGTACTCTACCTACTTCGAGCGTAAGATTGCCGCTTTCATCCAGGACCGGGTGGGCCCGAACCGCGCAGGCCCGGCGGGCTTACTGCAGCCGTTGGCCGATGCGGGCAAACTGTTCTTCAAGGAAGACTTTATTCCCGCCAGGTCAAGCAAGGCGCTGTTCATTATCGGCCCCGGCATCGCGATGCTGGTGGCCACCATGTCTAGTGCCGTTATCCCATTCGGGGATATGCTGCTGGTGGGCGGCCGTGAGGTGTTTTTGCAGGCGATCGAGGTGAACATCGGGGTGCTGTATGTATTCGGGGTAGTGTCGCTGGGCGTGTATGGCCTGATGATAGGCGGCTGGGCCTCGAACAACAAGTTCTCGCTGCTGGGCGCCATCCGTGCGGCGTCGCAGAACATCAGCTACGAACTGGCCATGGGCCTGTCGCTGATCGCGGTGCTGATGATGACGGGCTCCCTCTCCCTGCGGGAAATAGCGGAGCAGCAGGCGGGTTTCAACTGGAACATCTGGTACCAGCCGCTGGGCTTCATCATTTTCCTGGTGTGCGCCTTCGCCGAGACAAACCGTACGCCCTTCGACCTGCCGGAGAGTGAGGCCGAGCTGATTGGGGGTTACCACACCGAGTACGGCTCCATGAAACTGGGCATGTACCTGTTTGCGGAGTACATCAACATTTTCGTGGCCTCCGCCGTGATGGCGACGCTGTATTTCGGGGCTTATAACTTCCCGTTCATGGCGGAGCTGGAAGCCTGGCTGGCCGGTGCCACAGAAAGCGCGGTGACGGCCAATAACATTGTGACCCTGCTTGGCGTGGCGGCGATGTTCGCGAAGATATTCCTGTTCATCTTCTTCTTCATGTGGGTGCGCTGGACGCTTCCGCGCTTCCGCTACGACCAACTGATGAAGCTGGGCTGGCAGATCCTGATTCCGCTCGCCATCCTGAACATTGTGCTGACAGGCGGCGGTATTCTGCTGAAAGATTACCTGTTTTAA
- a CDS encoding NADH-quinone oxidoreductase subunit A has translation MEPTVDQYVPSDYLPILIQFAAALGFVIFALTLTHLLGPKRNSAVKGAAWESGIESVGDARTPISYKYFMIAILFVLFDVEIIFLYPWAVNFREFGLDGFLQMIVFMSLLMAGFFYVLKKGVLKWE, from the coding sequence ATGGAACCAACTGTGGATCAGTATGTACCGTCTGATTACCTGCCCATTCTCATTCAGTTTGCAGCCGCCCTTGGCTTTGTGATTTTTGCGCTCACGCTCACGCACCTGCTTGGCCCCAAGCGCAACAGCGCCGTTAAAGGCGCCGCCTGGGAAAGCGGCATCGAGTCGGTGGGCGATGCCCGCACGCCTATCTCCTACAAGTACTTCATGATCGCCATCCTGTTTGTACTTTTCGATGTGGAAATCATTTTCCTTTACCCCTGGGCGGTCAACTTCCGGGAGTTCGGCCTCGATGGGTTCCTGCAGATGATCGTGTTTATGTCGCTGCTGATGGCGGGCTTCTTCTACGTTCTCAAAAAAGGCGTCCTGAAGTGGGAATAG
- a CDS encoding NADH-quinone oxidoreductase subunit C: MELTHENVLGKIISKFGEENIQDAYNPDGIMTFTTNRDTIIDLIQYLHSDEELQIRFLTTLCGIHYPDQKDKELCVMYQLHSLRHNYRLRIKVFFPIADPVMPTLTGVYATANWMERETFDFYGVIFTGHPNLTRILNIEEMEYHPMLKQYPLEDLTREDKIDTFFGR, translated from the coding sequence ATGGAGCTTACGCACGAAAACGTACTCGGCAAGATCATCAGCAAGTTTGGGGAAGAGAACATCCAGGATGCCTACAACCCGGACGGGATCATGACGTTCACCACCAACCGGGACACGATCATCGACCTGATCCAGTACCTGCACAGCGACGAGGAGTTGCAAATCCGCTTCCTCACCACACTGTGCGGCATCCACTACCCCGACCAGAAAGACAAGGAGCTGTGCGTAATGTACCAGTTGCACAGCCTGCGCCATAATTACCGCCTCCGCATCAAGGTGTTCTTCCCGATTGCCGACCCCGTGATGCCAACGCTGACGGGTGTATATGCAACCGCCAACTGGATGGAGCGCGAGACGTTCGACTTCTACGGCGTCATCTTCACGGGCCACCCGAACCTGACCCGCATCCTGAACATCGAGGAGATGGAGTACCACCCGATGCTGAAGCAGTACCCGCTGGAGGACCTGACGCGGGAAGACAAGATAGACACGTTTTTCGGGCGATAA
- a CDS encoding NADH-quinone oxidoreductase subunit B — protein sequence MSNSNNDIKLVDAPDGVSGAGFFATSFEKVIGLARKHSLWPLPFATSCCGIEYMATMGSNYDISRFGSERPSFSPRQADILMVMGTIAKKMGPVVKQVYEQMAEPRWVIAVGACASSGGIFDTYSVLQGIDRVVPVDVYVPGCPPRPEQILDGLMRVQDLAANESLRRRNSPEYQALLASYNIQ from the coding sequence ATGAGCAACTCCAATAACGATATTAAATTAGTTGACGCGCCGGACGGTGTGTCGGGTGCCGGCTTCTTCGCCACCTCTTTCGAGAAAGTGATCGGCCTGGCCCGCAAGCATTCGCTGTGGCCGCTGCCCTTCGCCACCTCCTGCTGCGGCATCGAGTATATGGCCACCATGGGCTCCAACTACGACATTTCGCGCTTCGGTTCGGAGCGCCCCAGTTTCTCCCCGCGCCAGGCGGATATCCTGATGGTGATGGGCACGATCGCCAAGAAAATGGGCCCTGTGGTGAAGCAGGTATATGAGCAGATGGCGGAGCCGCGCTGGGTCATAGCGGTGGGGGCCTGCGCCTCCTCCGGCGGCATCTTCGACACGTATTCTGTGCTCCAGGGCATCGACCGCGTGGTGCCCGTGGACGTGTACGTGCCCGGTTGCCCTCCCCGTCCCGAGCAGATCCTGGACGGTCTGATGCGGGTGCAGGACCTGGCGGCAAACGAATCGCTGCGCCGCCGCAACTCTCCGGAGTACCAGGCGCTTCTGGCCTCTTACAATATTCAATAA
- the nuoK gene encoding NADH-quinone oxidoreductase subunit NuoK, which yields MNQIPEVIRTIPLEYYLFFSTALFVIGVIGVLTRRNAIVIFMCIELMLNAVNILLTSLSAYRADASAQAFVFFIMAVAAAEVCVGLAIIVMTYRNIRSTDVQLLNYLRW from the coding sequence ATGAACCAGATACCTGAGGTTATCAGAACCATTCCACTTGAATATTACCTGTTTTTCAGCACCGCCCTTTTTGTTATCGGAGTCATCGGGGTGCTTACCCGCCGCAACGCCATCGTTATATTCATGTGCATCGAGCTGATGCTGAACGCTGTGAACATCCTGCTGACCTCCCTTTCCGCTTACCGCGCCGACGCCAGCGCCCAGGCCTTTGTGTTCTTTATCATGGCGGTGGCGGCAGCCGAGGTTTGCGTGGGCCTGGCCATTATCGTGATGACGTACCGTAACATCCGCTCCACGGACGTGCAACTGCTCAACTACCTGCGGTGGTAG
- the nuoF gene encoding NADH-quinone oxidoreductase subunit NuoF → MGLKILTEHINVPGIETLEVYRKHGGYKSVEKALKTMSPAEVVEEVKTSGLRGRGGAGFPAGMKWSFLAKPEGIPRYLVCNADESEPGTFKDRWYMEKNPHGLIEGMITSSYALGANTSYIYIRGELMFILRILEKAIAEAYAAGLLGKNILGSGYDLDLHVAPGGGAYICGEETALLESLEGKRGNPRNKPPFPAVKGLFQSPTVVNNVETISSVPWIVNNSGAEYAKIGIGRSTGTKLISASGNINNPGVYEIELGVPVEEFIYSDEYCGGIWKGRELKAVVPGGSSVPILPKNLILKTAAGENRLMSYESLSDGGFVTGSMLGSGAFIVFDEEQCIVRNTWNYARFYHHESCGQCSPCREGTGWMEKVLHRIEYGHGHQQDIDLLVSVAKQIEGNTICPLGDAAAWPVAAAIRHFREEFEWHIKHPKEATAPGAVYRGQLDTVTA, encoded by the coding sequence ATGGGACTTAAGATATTAACCGAACATATAAACGTACCCGGCATCGAGACGCTGGAGGTATACCGGAAGCATGGCGGCTACAAATCAGTAGAGAAAGCCCTGAAAACGATGTCCCCGGCGGAGGTGGTGGAAGAGGTGAAAACATCCGGCCTGCGCGGCCGCGGTGGCGCCGGTTTCCCGGCGGGTATGAAGTGGAGCTTCCTGGCAAAGCCGGAGGGCATTCCGCGCTACCTGGTCTGCAACGCCGACGAATCCGAGCCGGGCACCTTCAAGGACCGCTGGTATATGGAGAAAAACCCGCACGGGCTGATTGAGGGGATGATTACCTCCAGCTACGCGCTCGGTGCCAACACCTCCTATATCTATATCCGCGGCGAGCTGATGTTCATCCTGCGCATCCTCGAAAAAGCCATTGCAGAAGCATACGCAGCCGGCTTGCTGGGCAAAAACATCCTGGGCTCCGGCTACGACCTGGACCTGCACGTGGCGCCCGGCGGCGGTGCTTATATATGCGGCGAGGAAACTGCCTTGCTGGAATCTCTGGAGGGCAAGCGCGGCAACCCGCGCAACAAGCCCCCGTTCCCGGCGGTGAAAGGCCTTTTCCAGAGCCCGACGGTGGTGAACAACGTAGAGACAATTTCGTCTGTGCCCTGGATTGTGAACAACAGCGGGGCCGAATATGCTAAAATCGGTATCGGGCGCAGCACAGGCACCAAGCTGATCTCCGCCAGCGGCAACATCAACAACCCCGGGGTATATGAAATTGAGCTGGGCGTGCCGGTAGAGGAGTTTATATACTCTGATGAGTACTGCGGCGGCATCTGGAAAGGCCGCGAGCTGAAGGCCGTGGTGCCGGGCGGTTCGTCTGTGCCGATTCTGCCAAAGAACCTTATCCTGAAGACAGCCGCCGGGGAAAATCGCCTTATGTCTTACGAGTCCTTGTCTGACGGAGGCTTTGTAACGGGCTCTATGCTGGGTTCGGGTGCCTTCATCGTGTTCGACGAGGAGCAGTGCATCGTGCGCAACACCTGGAACTATGCCCGCTTTTATCATCATGAGTCGTGCGGCCAGTGCAGCCCCTGCCGCGAAGGAACCGGCTGGATGGAGAAAGTGCTGCACCGCATCGAGTACGGCCACGGTCATCAGCAGGACATCGACCTATTGGTAAGCGTGGCCAAGCAGATAGAGGGAAACACCATCTGCCCGCTGGGTGATGCCGCCGCGTGGCCGGTAGCCGCCGCCATCCGCCACTTCCGCGAGGAGTTTGAGTGGCATATAAAACACCCGAAAGAGGCGACAGCCCCGGGTGCGGTATATAGAGGCCAGTTGGATACCGTGACAGCGTAA
- a CDS encoding 2Fe-2S iron-sulfur cluster-binding protein encodes MAKVTIDGIEIEVEDGTTILQAARKIGGKIVPPAMCFYTPLKGSGGKCRVCLVKVTQGSSKDTRPMPKLVASCITQVQDGMVVENTTNEEVLNARKGIVEMLLINHPLDCPICDQAGECKLQDLSYEHGVSAQRFEEERRTFNKVDLGPYIQLHMTRCILCYRCVHVADQITPERVHGVLGRGDAAEIGTYIENVIDNDFSGNVIDVCPVGALTDKTWRFKNRVWFTKPLDAHRDCPTCSGKVTLWTRGEEVLRVTARKDQYNESLEFICNTCRFDKKETKDWTIEGPTHINRNSVISANHYELPVLNVPIVPNLPVSTKKNLPQE; translated from the coding sequence ATGGCCAAAGTAACCATTGACGGCATTGAGATAGAGGTAGAGGACGGAACTACCATTCTGCAGGCCGCAAGAAAAATAGGGGGCAAAATTGTGCCGCCTGCCATGTGTTTTTATACGCCGTTAAAAGGCAGTGGCGGCAAGTGCCGTGTGTGCCTGGTAAAAGTAACGCAGGGCTCCTCCAAAGACACCCGCCCGATGCCTAAACTCGTTGCCTCGTGCATCACGCAGGTACAGGACGGCATGGTGGTGGAGAACACGACGAACGAGGAAGTGCTGAACGCCCGCAAAGGCATCGTGGAAATGCTGCTCATCAACCACCCGCTGGATTGCCCTATCTGCGACCAGGCCGGGGAGTGCAAGCTGCAGGATTTGTCCTATGAGCACGGCGTGAGCGCGCAGCGCTTTGAGGAAGAGCGCCGCACGTTCAACAAAGTGGACCTGGGGCCCTATATCCAGCTGCACATGACGCGCTGCATCCTTTGCTACCGCTGCGTACACGTGGCCGACCAGATTACGCCGGAGCGCGTGCATGGGGTGCTGGGCCGCGGCGATGCCGCCGAGATAGGCACTTATATCGAGAATGTGATAGACAACGACTTCTCCGGCAACGTGATCGATGTGTGCCCGGTGGGAGCGCTGACAGACAAAACGTGGCGCTTTAAGAACCGCGTTTGGTTCACCAAGCCACTCGACGCGCACCGCGACTGCCCTACCTGCTCCGGAAAAGTGACCCTCTGGACGCGGGGCGAGGAAGTGCTGCGCGTGACAGCCCGCAAGGACCAGTACAACGAGAGCCTGGAGTTTATCTGCAACACCTGCCGCTTCGACAAGAAGGAGACAAAAGACTGGACAATAGAAGGCCCGACCCATATCAACAGAAATTCTGTAATTTCGGCAAACCATTACGAACTGCCGGTGCTCAATGTGCCGATAGTTCCGAATCTGCCAGTGTCCACCAAGAAAAACCTGCCACAGGAATAA